One window from the genome of Salvia splendens isolate huo1 chromosome 9, SspV2, whole genome shotgun sequence encodes:
- the LOC121749657 gene encoding AAA-ATPase At3g28580-like: MTEMLTKLWSAIGGLMLAYTMLQNFFPHEITTPIKHYSKKLLNFFYPYITITFPEYEADDDFQRSSSYASIKRYLNTLSSAQAKHLQASVAPDTDAVVLAMASNSSEEVADVFENIKLWWSSGETQPSSQTITFGPQEADKRFFSLTFHIRHRAAVCDRYLKHVLEQGKEIAVRERKRKLFTNSRENEGGGGSHFLRRRLWSEVVFDHPATFQTLAMDPEKKKGIIDDLTNFSESKDYYKSVGKAWKRGYLLYGPPGTGKSTMIAAMANLLQYDVYDLELTAVKDNTELRRLLIDTSSKSIIVIEDIDCSLVVTGQREKKEKDEKKEEEEKDPMKKMMMMGKEKKESEVTLSGLLNFIDGLWSACGGERIIVFTTNYVEKLDPALIRRGRMDQHIELSYCGYEAFRVLAKNYLDLEEHDLFGRIRELLGETKMTPADVAENLMPKVKGEDKEGCLMRLVEALVKVEEEEKLMAQKLAEEEEEEEKKKKENGVAENEQASSSRDGVVILNGA; the protein is encoded by the coding sequence ATGACAGAAATGCTAACTAAACTATGGTCAGCAATCGGAGGGCTAATGCTCGCCTACACCATGCTCCAAAACTTCTTCCCTCACGAAATCACCACTCCCATCAAACACTACTCCAAAAAGCTCCTCAACTTCTTCTACCCTTACATTACCATCACCTTCCCCGAATACGAAGCCGACGACGACTTCCAGCGCAGCTCCTCCTACGCCTCCATCAAGCGCTACCTCAACACCCTCTCCTCCGCCCAGGCCAAGCACCTCCAAGCCTCTGTCGCCCCCGACACGGATGCCGTGGTCCTCGCCATGGCCTCCAACTCCAGCGAGGAGGTCGCCGACGTCTTTGAAAATATCAAGCTCTGGTGGTCCTCCGGCGAGACCCAGCCGTCCAGTCAGACCATCACGTTCGGGCCCCAGGAGGCCGATAAGCGATTCTTCTCCCTCACCTTCCACATCCGCCACCGCGCCGCAGTCTGCGACCGCTATTTAAAGCACGTGCTTGAGCAAGGGAAGGAGATCGCCGTTagggagaggaagaggaagctaTTTACTAATAGTAGGGAAAACGAAGGCGGCGGTGGCTCCCACTTCCTGCGGAGGAGATTGTGGAGTGAGGTGGTGTTTGACCACCCTGCCACATTCCAAACCCTAGCTATGGATCCCGAAAAAAAGAAAGGAATAATCGATGATTTAACCAACTTCTCAGAATCGAAGGATTACTATAAATCAGTGGGGAAGGCGTGGAAGAGAGGTTATCTCCTCTACGGCCCGCCCGGGACGGGGAAGTCCACCATGATCGCCGCCATGGCGAATCTGTTACAATACGACGTGTATGATCTGGAGCTAACGGCGGTGAAGGACAATACTGAGCTGAGGAGGCTCCTGATTGACACCTCCAGTAAATCGATTATCGTGATCGAGGACATCGATTGCTCGCTGGTGGTGACGGGgcagagagagaagaaggaaaaggatgagaagaaggaagaggaggagaaggatccaatgaagaagatgatgatgatggggaAGGAGAAGAAGGAGAGCGAGGTGACGCTTTCGGGGCTGCTGAATTTTATAGACGGGCTGTGGTCGGCGTGCGGAGGGGAGAGGATCATCGTGTTCACGACGAACTACGTGGAGAAGCTGGATCCGGCGCTGATTCGGAGAGGGCGGATGGATCAGCACATTGAGCTGTCTTACTGTGGATATGAGGCATTTAGGGTTTTGGCGAAGAATTATTTGGATTTGGAGGAGCATGATTTGTTTGGGAGGATTAGGGAGCTGTTGGGGGAGACGAAGATGACGCCGGCGGATGTGGCGGAGAATTTGATGCCTAAAGTGAAGGGTGAGGATAAGGAGGGGTGTTTGATGAGATTGGTGGAGGCGTTGGTTAAAGTGGAGGAGGAAGAGAAGCTCATGGCTCAGAAATTAgcggaagaagaagaggaggaggagaagaagaagaaagaaaatggCGTTGCAGAGAACGAGCAGGCCAGCAGCAGCAGAGATGGCGTGGTCATATTAAATGGTGCGTAG
- the LOC121749661 gene encoding rhodanese-like domain-containing protein 14, chloroplastic, whose translation MVAAFTSISPHPLSSSLHHKFQPSLLAYSLSSTTESTNLSNTGRNLSTCVPLRIQNAATKPAKSPAEEDWKIKRQVLLEKKVRSVDVKEALRLQKENNFVILDVRPEAEFKEAHPAGAINVQIYRLIKEWTAWDIARRAAFAFFGIFQGTEENPEFIQSVESKLPKDAKIIVACSAGGTTRPTQNLPEGQQSRSFIAAYLLVLNGFKNVYHLDGGIYKWFKEDLPLESEE comes from the exons ATGGTTGCTGCATTTACTTCCATTAGCCCACACCCACTATCTTCGTCTCTACATCACAAGTTTCAACCTTCTCTTCTAGCCTATAGTTTGAGCTCTACCACTGAATCTACTAATTTATCCAACACAGGGAGAAACTTAAGCACCTGTGTACCCTTGAGAATTCAAAACGCAGCAACCAAGCCGGCAAAGTCGCCAG CTGAAGAAGACTGGAAGATAAAACGGCAAGTTCTACTCGAGAAAAAG GTAAGAAGTGTTGACGTAAAGGAAGCATTGAGACTTCAAAAAGAGAACAACTTCGTCATTCTTGATGTACGTCCAGAGGCAGAGTTCAAGGAG GCTCATCCAGCAGGTGCTATTAATGTGCAAATATACAGGCTTATAAAGGAATGGACTGCATGGGACATTGCTAGGAGGGCTGCATTTGCATTCTTCGGCATCTTCCAAGGAACAGAAGAGAACCCTGAGTTTATACAAA GTGTAGAGTCAAAACTACCTAAGGATGCTAAGATTATAGTGGCTTGTTCAGCTGGAGGAACAACAAGGCCAACGCAAAATCTTCCAGAAGGACAGCAGTCTAG GTCATTTATAGCTGCTTACTTGCTGGTGCTGAATGGCTTTAAGAATGTTTATCACTTGGATGGAGGAATCTACAAATGGTTTAAAGAAGACCTGCCATTAGAATCTGAAGAGTGA